AACCGCTCGCGGCGAGCGTGCGCGCAGCCCTGCATGAAGCGGTCAGTGACGCCGCCCCGCCCACGCTGCCGATCGGCGACGCAGGCGAACGCGCCCGCTGGCTGAGCGACATGTCGCGCAGGCTGGAGAAACGCATCCCCGACGAGAACTACCGCACCGAACTGCTCACGTCGATTCATTACGAAGCGACGCGAGCAGGGCTTGACCCGCAGATGGTGCTCGGTCTGATTCAGGTCGAAAGCAACTTCCGCAAATACGCGATCTCGTCTGCGGGTGCGAGGGGTTTCATGCAGGTCATGCCGTTCTGGCTGAAGGTCATCGGGCGCGAAGACGACAACCTGTTCCACCTGCGCACGAACCTGCGCTACGGCTGCACCATTCTTCGCCACTATCTCGACATCGAGAAAGGCGACCTCTATCGCGCCCTGGGGCGGTACAACGGCAGCCTGGGCAAACCGACCTACCCCAACCTGGTGCGCACGGCCTGGGAGCGCCACTGGTCGTGGACACCCACACGCCTTGCGGCCGGCGAGGGCGCGGTAAAGCCCAACTGACTACCGCGCCCGACGGCGCGCACTCAGCCAGCCACGGCCGTCAGCGACTTCACCTCGGGACTCGAGGTCGAGGTCGAGCCTGAAGACTTGTCCTGCGGACGCTGCTCGGACTTCGCTGCAGCTGCAAGCGGCTGAACATCGCCCGACACTTCACCGCCTTCTTCGATCAGGATCCGACCATAGCGGATCTTGCCGCTGACACGGCCGGTGGAATGAATGAACAACTGCTCGCGAGCGGTCAACTCACCGTCGAACACGCCGTGAATCTCGGCGATGTCGATTCCAACCTTGCCACTGAAGGCGCCCGCTTCGGCGATGCGGATCACCCGGCTGTCCATCGTTGCCTCGACGCGGCCCTCGACCACCAGCGTATCGCAATCGAGAATCTCGGCGCCCTTGAGCTTGACGTCAGGACCGACGATCAAACGGCTGCCACTGCCCGTCGCCTCCGCCGCGCTTGCGCCCCCATCGGCCCGGTTTACGTCCTGATCCACAGGCTTCGACACACTGTCGGGTGCAGGCGACACCGTACTCGGCGATGTGCTCGCGCCGGAAGACGTCGTGCTCGTCGTGAGCGCCGGCGAAGTACTGCCGACAGGCCTCGAACTGCGACCTACAGCGGGTTCGGATGATTTGGGGAACATGCTGGGCTTGTTGAACATGGCATCTCCTGATTGAGGCGA
This genomic interval from Parazoarcus communis contains the following:
- a CDS encoding bactofilin family protein, producing the protein MFNKPSMFPKSSEPAVGRSSRPVGSTSPALTTSTTSSGASTSPSTVSPAPDSVSKPVDQDVNRADGGASAAEATGSGSRLIVGPDVKLKGAEILDCDTLVVEGRVEATMDSRVIRIAEAGAFSGKVGIDIAEIHGVFDGELTAREQLFIHSTGRVSGKIRYGRILIEEGGEVSGDVQPLAAAAKSEQRPQDKSSGSTSTSSPEVKSLTAVAG
- a CDS encoding lytic transglycosylase domain-containing protein — encoded protein: MTAPRPFRNTRRLLGAVLLSLAASQAFAGAQQYEPLAASVRAALHEAVSDAAPPTLPIGDAGERARWLSDMSRRLEKRIPDENYRTELLTSIHYEATRAGLDPQMVLGLIQVESNFRKYAISSAGARGFMQVMPFWLKVIGREDDNLFHLRTNLRYGCTILRHYLDIEKGDLYRALGRYNGSLGKPTYPNLVRTAWERHWSWTPTRLAAGEGAVKPN